The Seriola aureovittata isolate HTS-2021-v1 ecotype China chromosome 7, ASM2101889v1, whole genome shotgun sequence genome includes the window AATATCAATGCgttttaattataaaatgcACCCTTATCAGTAAAAGTTCACAGCTCCATTCAGAACAATCCAACATCAGTAACAGATTTTGTTTACTCTTGAGGGTTCTCATGTTCACGGGTTTTCAGTTATTCTGCCTGCGTAAAGTCGGGCGGAGCTATGTAGGGAAATAACGTGTTAACCAACCTCAGCGTACCAATAAGAATGACAAAGAAGAACAACAGGGTCATTAAAGGACGATGTCAGTCAAGCATAGTTGTCCTGAGAAAACGTGTAATCAACCAAAtaagtgaaaacagctgtgggGGTGATCCATGGGTGTGGTGGGAATTTAACTTCAATATTGCATTTCTTTCTGACCAATATTATCCCACCACCAGCTTctaacttgtttatttatttgctaaTTAATTATTGTGAGTTCTATTATGTTTTGAATAATGAGCTGTACTTTTTTGGGGAACACACTTACTTGTTGTCTTTAGATTTAGATGAgtagatcaataccactctcatatctagTGAATATGAAGCTGGGGTCAGCAGCCACTTGGTGTAGCATAAAGCTAAGCTAGCTTAGTTAGTTAGCTTTTTCTAATtcgtacaaaaaccaaaatgtgaaaatgacaacttgtggttttacaggtcacttctagttttttttttagcaaagtTAAAATAAGCTAAGGTAATTACCTGATAATTTAGTGTTTTCCTCAGAAAAAGGTTGAACTATTCAACTGTATAAAGGTGTAGACAAATTTTGAAAAGTGCCCTGGTAGAGTCAAGCTTGCGATATTCGGGCAGGTTCTGCTAAGAAGGAATAAAAGATCACAAACCTGTAAAATTACATGTGATCTCACTATAGTGTGTAAAACACCCTTAATGTTTGAGGTAACTTgtgttatgacattttgttaCATGTAGTTCTAGCTTTTCAAGACCATTTGGGAATTTTTGTCATGTGTGTAATAACTTCTGTATAAGCAATGTCTGGTTGACTTTAGAACATGCTTTAAATATAGCTTATATGTTTGAAATTGTGTTTATTAGAAGTTATATGTAAGTATAGGCCTAAACATTTCTCCTTGACATTGGGCTCATTACTAACAACTACCTGCTAACACATAAAGGTCAGAAGTCATCctgggaggtcaaaggtcacactgaTCACCATGAATCGTCCAGCTCCAGTGGAACTTTGCCACAAGAACATGAGATTCCTTATCACTCACAACCCCACAGACAACACACTCAGCTCCTTCACAGAGGTAAGGAAACATGTGCGTTACTGCCATCAGCACACTGCAGAGCTTCATAAAGATAAGATACACATACAACACAAACTGTATGCATTTTGGCTTTGTTGTGAAAATCCTCCTCTACTACTGTTGTCCCTTCCAGGACCTGAAGCGGTATGGTGCCACCACTGTGGTTCGAGTCTGTGACATCACTTATGACAAAACACCGCTTGAGAAAGACGGCATTACTGTGGTGGTAAGGatgtaacacacaaacacaccatttACTCTCTAAATCAGTCATCCTGTTACAAAATACAGTATAGGTACATAAAGTGTGAGAAGAAGTAAATGTTCTGCTTCTCTTTAAGGATTGGCCCTTTGATGATGGAGCCCCACCCCCAAGTAAGCTTGTTGATGATTGGTTGAGTCTGCTGAAGAAGAAGTTTCAGGAGGATCCAGGATGCTGCGTGGCTGTTCACTGTGTGGCTGGACTGGGACGGTAAgatacacattaaaaaatatatgcatacacctccacacacatacacacacacacacacacacacacacacacacacacacacacacacacacacacacacacgcggtaTCATATTGcaatcaaaaccaaaaacacagacTGCAAGTCACTAACCACATACAAGAACAGCAGCAGTAACCTGATCATTCAATTACTCTTTTAAGATGCAGACAAAGTGGAGTTATTTTTGAGACATCAGACTAAACAGAAATagacatgactgtgtgtgtgtttttggggtTATGCCTGCATACAGGGCTCCTGTGCTGGTTGCTCTGGCTCTGATAGAAAGTGGGATGAAGTATGAAGACGCAATTCAACTCATCAGGCAGTGAGTACATTTCTATACCATATGCTGTAAATTCATCCTCATTCAGTTATAACAACATATCATTGAGTAAGAGCATTTGTTCTTATGAGTTTATGTATTAAAGTGGTTTAGCATAGAGCATTTTATAATACACCACCATGTGATGATTGTAGACACCTAGAACAGCTGAAACActacatgaatgttttttttcttatttcagtATATTACCAGCAAAAAGTCTATGTAATATTTTAGGAAAGCTTAACATCATTAAAGAACAGAggacagcacaaacacaatttatacacatgtatgactattttatggTGGGAATGTATAATTCTTCTCAGTTTCATCCTCCTTTCCTTtgcctcttctctctgtcattcttCTCATACTCATGAATACCATGAACAACCCTGCAGTCACAAACTGTtgacttaaattaaaatttaaattaaaaagcagTAGGGAGCATTGCTAATAGCTTAAgcacagaaactgaaaatgtctttctttgGTGTTCTGGTGACATTATCAAAATTTACAACAAACACAGGAGGAGCTGTAGATACAGACAAAGAAggatttttgaaattttaaactGGATTGTACAAGAAGAGATTGGATATACAGAAGCTGTTGGCAGTCTGTGtttacagagacactgaaagcaGAGATTTAAAAGGTAACACTATTGACTTCCAccatttaatgtttgtgtgttcgtATCTTTTAGGAAGCGCCGTGGAGCCATCAACAGCAAACAGCTAACTTACCTGGAGAAATATCGATCCAAGCAGAGACTCCGCTTCaaagactctcacacacacaagaacaagtGTTGCaccatgtgaaaacacacacacgcatgcacgcatgcacgcatgcacgcacacacacacacacacacacacacacacacgcacacagacccCTCAACTAATGCTCTCAGGAATCCAACCATACAAGCCTTGCTTCACCATTAACCCATGTGTACCCATGTATTCTTACAGCAATTTAATCAGAATCCGTATTTGTTCTCTTGTTTGTAATGATTTCTCATCTTTTAAAGTTTACTTTATTGGCATCTTTGTTTCATTATATAGTTTACAGTGAGGAAAGGTGGGAAAGACAAATGAGGGCTAGAAATCACATAAAAGTTATATTTTGTAGCTAACTGTTGAGGGATATCTGCTTTATTAGACAGTTCTGGAAAAGACACAGTTGGGTCAGGGACAATGTGCCGAGGCTTTTGTATCACATTCAAAACGCCAACAGATTTGATTTATGATACATACCTGATGTTATTGGCATTCAAAACCTCAAATCATCCCTgatattttgtgaaaataccattgaatgtttattattttgtacaGATGTTCAATATGTTTAAAGATAACCATAACTGGGGTATATAATCACATGCAGTGTTTCTGTAAGTGTTTctttgagattgtttttggtttaaacAATTATTGCAgactaaaaaaaatcatcttagCACCTCAGtgatttttctgtcaattaatGTCAATACTCCTGGTAGACCCACTCATACATTGTTCCTGGTGGTGTTCTCAGTGTAACTGGAGATATAAGGGCTCATTTTCATCCCAGCATTACAATCAGTATGAAAATCATCTTTTGTAATGCTACACTACATTTGATTTTGGTAAACATAAAGCCTTGATTTGGTTTTGTCACATTCACTGttttaatattacattatacaCTGGGCTCATATAATGTGTTtacatatctgtgtgtgcattatgTTATGCTCTGTTTACTGACACCCACAGATGGAAACTTATTTGTTAGCAGCAGTTGATTTCAAGCAAAGGTTAAACATAGCACttatatgttatataaataGGAAAATGTTGATAAATCTATTGTAATCCTACAGACATTCAAAAATGTAATCTagatgtaaataatattaaatgagGGATCTCTAATTATCACCTTCTTCTATAAGGCAAGGTGAGCCACCCCTCCCATTTCAGTGACTACAAAAATGCATAAAGAACATTAAAACATTGCTGgtaatacaaatatttttatatatcatatGGTCAGGGAGCAGCTGATGACAATGACTAGTCAAGCTCTCAGTTTTAATCCCAGGCAAATTTTGGCCTGATACCTATGTGGATAAATTGAGGTATTGGCTTAATCCATCGTCACATCTTTTTGACTTTCATTCTCTTTTGAGGTTGAGTTTACTTATTCATTTGTATTGTTCCTGAATGatacatgtaaacaactgcttctgacatttctttaatttttcattcagaattgattcatgtttttttgatgatgaCAAAGCATGCACTTTTCATGTATTAGTAGGTTGCTTACGATATTCACCTTATCATCTGCGTTATGAAAAACATCTTCAACCTGAAGAACAATTTATGAGGAAGAAATGAGAGCAGAGGGCATAATTTGAATTAGGAAAGGGGGTCAAACCATCTTTACCTGAAAGTTCAGTTTTAAACAAATTGGCTGCTTGttcatttggtgtgtgtgtgtgtgtgtgtgtgtgtgtgtgtttgtttgtttgaatatgtgtgtgtgtgcttggtaGCCTTTAGGTGTTGTTGCTCATTGGGGCTGGCCTGAgctgacacttttttttttatgtaaaaacgAATGCTGTAAATGTCTGTAAGTCTGTAAATTCTTGCATTGTTTAATAAAGGTTTTGTCATTGTCCCTGTATGTTCATAATGTTCATCAGTTCCTCCATCAGTTCATCAACATTTGTATGGTCCCCCTGTTTTGTGGCCTTATTAAGTTAATTTTTCTGGAAATTATTTTTGTCACAACTAATGGATTTATACACGTATGTAAAGCCAGTTTATAAACTTTATGCTAAACCATTATAACAAACCACAGAGCAGTGGGTGGGCCTTGGTATTTGATTAGTATTCAATACTGCATActttaaaatcataaattaacaaatatttatgtatttgccTAGGTAATAAAACTTTCCTTAAATTTCTGTATctcattatttttacataaatgtttgtttcttcatcAAATCAAGGTTTGAGTATGAGCATACAAGTTTTTGAGGGTGGTACCAATTGGCTTGCTCTGTTAGAAACCTTGTAGAAAGGAGGTCTGAGGCCTTAAAGGATAATTAAATGACATATTAGCAGCAGGAAGttctaaaacatttttgtcacagTCAAAATCAAGCTGTCTTACATTTGTCCGTacaagaacattttaaagacactGAACATAAATGAAGGCAAATGTTAATATGAATTATTCTCTTTGTAACCTGCAACTTAAAACTGTGTCTTGCCCATTTGATACCTTTATTTTTTGGCAGCACTTTTCCAAATAAGTCATTGACCATATAATTCTTTAAGTAATGATTTTCTAGTcaaatacatgtttatatagAAAAAGTCTGACATTTCTTAGCCATGTTGTAGCTGTTGTCCCGTTTACAGCAATTTTCCCCCAGTTATTTTCCCACTATCCTCACTGTATCTTGTAACCTATATTTTGATATGATCTGCATTTGTTGCAGTACATAACCACCATAAATGTAACATTAGAGCAGGAATTACTCTGTGAGGTTCCCACAATTTGTCGTAAACGTTTACGGTGTTGAGGCCTCTTGACACAACgttcaacaaattaaaatatctgGAAAGAATTCCTGGGCTAAACTGTGTTGAATGCTGCAGTTCCCTTTCCAGCCACAATACAGTCCTCCCGCCACAGAGGGCGCCGTCCTCTACACTGCCACCACGTCCTGTGGTGTCGGTGTTCCGCTGGTTGGGAGGACTTGTGTCGCAGATTCGACAGAAATTTCTTCATACGTAATGTGAAATTAGGCTCTAAATCCAGATTCAGAGATTATATTTGGTCATATAATGGCTCAAGTCCATTGATAAATTAGCGTTATTTTGCTGTTTAAGCGCGGGAGGAATGGATGGAGGGAAAGCAGGTAAGAATTTGAGCTAGCTTCAACTCGAATATGTTTGTCGGGTCTTCATTTTAGCTTGggtcaaaaataaacaaacacgtCTATATCTAAGACGTGTCCCTGCGCAGATTTGTAGTCTTGTATTTTATGTTCACATTGTAGACTTTATTAACAGGCTGTCTCTTGTTTAGTAAAGGTACAAGCGGTATTTAGAGTTAGGTCTGACACTGGACAGCTGTTTGTATGCTGTACTGATATGTCCGTTGACTAACGTAGGTCCTAAGTGTCAGTGTTGGACTGCGACCGTTAGATGAGATGAGACAGTCTCAGAGTGtgtgggcagagagagaggagagatcaTCAGCCTCACTTAAAGACAAAATACATCATCAGACACTTAAAGCTTGCTCATGTTTCCATGGCTTCGTTTTTCCGTTACTGTGATGGTCAGTTCCACAAAAAAGAGTTTTaggaaattaaacattttaactcACAAGATAATTGGATGATCTAAAGAGCTGCTTATTTGAGGCTGAGCTCACTGTTACAGCCGTTGTCTCATACAGTAGGACAATTTGAACAAGTCtctcctggaaaaaaaatacatttgatatGAGCGCTGCAACGATTAATCGATCATTTTGATGCAAAAATGGCAACTGTTCAAATCATATGAAAAAAATTTGGTTAACCTCTTCCCTCCCATTCCCCTTATTCCCCCcgtttacattttttcattacatatacaatatgaaaatcaagtttacaaagaagaaagagacgAAATCACTGCCAtttccacacatacacaaatacagactTACCCTGAACCATTTACTGTAGGTAAAAAACCATAACAGGAAAAATATAATACTATAGCAgaattttcattgttttccctTGTTTGTTgggtaattttatttttatttgaggtATATACTGTTTTAATGCTTATTACTGTACTGCTGTTGTTATTTAGTCATCTATTTGGCCCCTTAGAGTCTGTCATGTCAAAAAAAGACCACATTCCTTGCAGGGTGTTGCAGAGGAATAGAGAATAGAACTTGTGACTGTAAATATGAGGTAACTTGGTACATTGGGCCCAAATATAACAGTCTGCTTCCCTGCTATGAGGCAGGCAAATTATGCTAatctctctcatttttctcattctctAATTTAATTCCAAATTTAAAAtgactctgtttcctctctggcCCTCTGAAACTGATACCTTCCTTCTCCTTGTCTTTCTAGCTGgtgctgtgtttatgtgccGGCTGTGCAACCTCTTCTCTCCCAGTCGCTCTCAGCTGCTGGCCCATTGTTCCCAGCAGCACCCCCAGCAGGAAcctcctgatgacatcatcattgcGCTGCAGCCCCTGGTAGCAGAGCCTGTGGAGACGCTGGCAGGTCAGATTAGTGTATCATTGCCAGGACTACTAGTACAGGAATATGTAAAAAAGTATTCTGTGTCATAATCATTATTACTACATTCACTAATTTGAGGATGGGTTGGACTTTGACTTGATTGCAGTCCAAGAACATTAGTGTAGGACTCAAGCCGTATGAAATTAATTGTACAAAGTTATTACAAGTGAATTAAATGCAAAccaaatacaaatgtgaaaagtatacactatactatactgttcATAGTAATAAAACTCTTTTTCATTGTCCTCCGGAGATGACAATGGAGTTCAGTGACACAAGGCAGAAGCTAAAGTAGACCGGGTCTTGGCTACAGAAGGTTTGGTCTTGTAGGGAGATTTgttatcaaaaaacaaaaagatgggGAAAgtgttctgctgttttgttgGCCCGCAGAGAACCCAGTGAAGCGAAAGCGAGGACGACCAAAAGGCTCTACAAAGAAGACACGCACTGATTTGACAGAGTGCACGGCTGACTCCACCCATTCTCCAGATGATAATTTTCAAAGACACGAAGAAGAGAATAAGAAGGAAGGAGACAAACAATGTAGCTCAACAGAAGGTAGTACTGCTGCCACTTATATGTATCCcataattctttctttttcatgcaGAAGACAAGAACAAGCACTTGCAATATGCCTGGTTAGAGTTTAGGGCcaattttttaaagtttaaaggcTATACTATTACAGCAGCATTGTGTGTCAAAGGCTAATTTCCTTATGGacagtgttatttttttctgagtaaacatgtttttgtcaatgATTTTTCATCATTATGCTAATCAAACTGTTTCCTGCACTCTATATTTCGACTCTTTTTTTGTGTCCTTCCGCTAGGTGAAAGGCACGATGGGATTTCGGGACTTGACTGTAGAAACTGCCATCGCTCGTTCAGGAACAGACGACAGATCCTCAAACACATCTGtttgagagaggaggaagaggaggaggacgaagaggagaATGGTGAGgagtgaaacaacaacaacagaaataagTACCAGGAACAGAAAAGTTAATATTTCATAGATGCATACAAAGAACAATAAGTTTGGATGATGTGACGGAGAATTTTAGGAATTATTCTTACTACAATTATAGATTCTTAAATACCTCTGTGTTATGTACAGATGTTGGGGAAAAAGTACAGAAAATATTGTTCATATACATTTTTGTACTTGGCTAATCAGGCGATAGTGATTAAATAACCATCATTTTCAGGGAGCATCCATGTTGGAGCAGGAGTTGAGGGCTCTGGGAGTTTGGACCCCACGAAAGCTGATCCAAAACAGATGCACCAAAACCCAGTGAGGTCAGGACTTCTGAGAGAAAAAGGTAAATTTAACATCAGGATTGTTTCTTCAAATGAATTGATACTTCTGTCTGAAAACATAGGAGGTGATGGATCTGTCCTGTGATGggtatttactgtatatcataaGAAGACTACAAAATCTCTAGTGAGTGTTAGCTCGTCAGCTCAAGAGCTCATGGTGTGCCCAAACTGCGCTGTTGGTAATGGTTGGATTTGTTTAAGTAGGGTTCAGGTTTAGTTTTATAGTCTTATAatcttgttttctttgcttGTAGATGTGAGCAGCTTTAGACCCCTGAGAAGCAACCGAAGCCGCATCTCCAAAGAGGGAGGCCCAGCAACAGGAAGCAAAAAGTCAGTCATCAGTGTTGTTCTGAAGGAAGATGAAACACTTCCAGGTCAGTCTTTTTTGTActagtttttacattttggctAACATATGACTCCACTGCTGTAGGCAGTATGTCTTATGAATAATGTTACCTTTATTTCAACAGGTGTTTCTAAAATGGTTCCAGTTGAGGATGGTTTAGCAGAACCAGAGTCTAAAGCCATCAAAACTCAACCTCAGGTAAACCCaggaacacacagaaacattcacCTAAATTACAAAAAGATCTATTTTTCCACTTACCTCTAGTCATAATTGACCATATAGCcttagttttattttcccaaAGTTTTGACATATCACTTGCTTAAGATTTTTGGCCCACCACCCTaagtgtttatttactttttattgtcaTTCAACAGTCTGCAGTCTTTCGCAGTCAGTCACAAGACCTTGCAAAAGGAGCCACCATCTGCGAAGATAACCCTAAAACCGACCAGGAGCTGAGGTAATTTAATGGAAAATATCCATCTCTCATATAATTATTTGATTGTAATACATAATTGATGGTCCAAATAACAAATTGTCAGTAAGTTTGATGAAAATCTGACAGTAAAGCATTGAATCTCATTGTCTATGACACAAACTagacaaacagtgaaacaaacTTGAGAGCTGACTAATCAGTTGCATGCATGAATACTGTTGTACAgcagttttaatttctttgtgaTGTAGTTTAACCATCAATGTTATCTGCTGTCAGCAGTCtgatccctttttttttcaactccTAGTTCTAATCCAGcctccacaacaacaacaacaacagcagcagcagcagcagctgccagcAGAGGCTTCCAGGAATATTCTATAAAGCAAGATGCTACCAAGTACtgtatgaatgttttttattgaaTGTATTAACaatggttttattttacagtagttCAGAGGTCAAGTATAACTTCAAGCTCTTGTGTAAACTACAAACTAAATACTGATGTGAATAAATCAGGTTCTAGTTTAAcaaattttcatttaacaattttctaaaagaaaataaatgtttttcctaCTTTTTATGAGGTAACgttagtttgttttcttattggCATGTTGTTGTCTGTGCAGCCTAGCTGAAGACAAAGTAACAATAACATTGGTCAACTGGTAAATGTAATAttcttgctctctgtctcccagTTTACCTCAGAGCCAGCTGAAGATCTTCGCCTGCGAGTTCTGTAATAAGATCTTTAAGTTCAGACACTCACTGATCGCCCACCTCAGGACACACACCCAGGAGAAGCCGTTCCAGTGCCCACACTGTGACTACGCATCAGCCATCAAAGGTAAATCCAGGCTCACTGGAACACAAGCAAAGAAAAATGCCAgcaaaataattaatgaatcTGTAAAAACTTACTTACCtctttacttacttactttcttACTCTTCAAAGCCAACCTGAATGTTCACCTGAGGAAACACACGGGAGAGAAGTTCAGCTGTCAGCACTGTCCTTTCAACTGCCTCAGCCCCGGACACCTCAAGGTGTTCctttattactgtttttattattattattattgttgttgttaactCCTTTTAGTTTTAGGTTgctatacagtatattatcacTTATCTTCATACTGCAACACAGCAGTATCTCACTGTGACGTGTCAGTTGGATTTCTAATGCTCTTGAGCACGAAGCTGCTGCCTTTCTGGTTTCAGCTgtaattctgtgtttttggcAATGCAGGTCCACATAGAGCGGGTCCATTTGAAGGTGAAGCAGCACTGCAGCTTCTGTGACAAGAAGTACTCAGATGTGAAGAACTTACTGAAACACATAGAGAAACGGCATAACCTGAAAGACCCTGCTGTCTACCAGAGCTACCAGCAACTGAGGTGTGACCTACAGTGTCTAAAAATTAAATTCACCTGTATCTGTTTAACCAACTGAGCGACCGGCCTTTCTCATTTGTTTATCTTTTCTAGGTTAAAGACTCGTCAGGGCCTCAGACAGCTCCTGTACCACTGTCCCACCTGCAACCGACGCTTCAAGAATCAGCTCGAACGGGAGCGCCACCTGTTGGTCCACGGGCCTCAGCGTCCCTTTGCCTGCCTGCTCTGTGACCATGCCGCAACCAAGATGGACGCCCTCACCGCTCATGTCAGGAAACACCTCTTCCTGtacatgtgctgtgtgtgtgatgggaagTTCGTCAGCTCTCAGAGACTGAAGAGTCATTTGAAAGAGTCTCACCCTGAGCTGGACCAGGAGCAGGCCTTCACCGACTGTATCAATAACAGCTACTATCTGATACAGCCTGGAGGAGGCGTGTGGGGGGATGAggagagggacacagagagagggaagaaggaagAGCACAGGATAGAGCAGGAGGGTGAAGATGACAGGATGACAGAGGAGGGTGGAAGAAATGGTGTCGGAAGGGAGGAGTGGCCAGATGGGGAAGTGGAGCAGCTGGAAGTAccagggagggaagagagggagcaagagagGGAAGAAGCTCAAGCTCAGAGTGAAAATGCAGAAGAAGTAcaggtgacagacagagagacaagaaaagaggaagaagttaAAAATGGAGGTGCAGAGCAAGGTTCCCAAGAAGTGATTTCCATAGAAACCACAACTCCCACTGACAAACATGACGAAGCAACAGCTGGGGAGCAGTCACAGGCCAGCACAGCGGACTCATGCACCCCTGCAGCTGAACATATAGTCAGACacgaacacaacacacagagttTTCTATCACCAGAGAGCATTCACAGCCCTTTCCCTGAGAACAGGTCCCAAGAAAACACACCTTcagccaaaaacacacatacaacttCATCAACAGGAAATGCAAATTTACCTGATTTGGGTGTAAACATACCTTCATCATCAGCACCTTCAGGGGAAGAGGGCCAGACTCCACACTCAGAGAAGGTAAATCAATTGCAGGTATTGTCggctgtttctgtctgtcctgcagatctttttttttttttttgagaacaGTAACTGGGCTGCAACCAAGagtaaaatatcagaaaacagttttgaaTGTCCATCACACTTTCCTAGAGCTCAAGGCAATGTCATGAAGTGACTCGTTCTATCTAAccgtccaaaacccaaagatatgtaatttaatatatataaagatatgtcattaaatataatgaatatacaagaaaaagcagcaaattttcACTTTTGAGCTACACTCTAAAAAAAGAGAATGTTTgggattttttatttgaaatgactCAACAACTAATTGATCATCAAACTAAATTTTCAACTAATCAATATGAAACACTAGCAGACAGATATATCAGAATTATTGATGATCCATACAATAAGTAACAACCTTCTGTATATACTGTTTAGAGAGGGTGATGATTAGGCGATAATTATGTAAGAATTATGCCTCAGTgatttgttaatatttattaatgtcATCAGTtagtaaatataaataacaatattaCACCAATATTACTAAACACAGTAGAAATTGCTTATTGATAACTCCACATATAGCCTCAGCTATTTTACACTGTTGCTTTCTTGATCCTATTAGATTAGTAATGCTGTACttgatgatttgatttgattagaCTACATTTCActtattcattaatttatgtGTCTGAATTAAGTAACTCATCTTAGAAGAACTCATCTTACTTTCAATCATCTACTGactgctctttgttttctgctggcaGGAGTCGGAGGTTTTCCATCAGAGCGCGTTTCAGCAGgtgttttcatctcttcagaAGACTCAGCTTAATATGGAGACTTACCAACGGCTCAGGAAAATTTACGGAGACCTTGAATGCCAATACTGTGGTGAGATGATGAAATTCCCTTCAGTAGCCtggttttgttctgttctgttttaatttcactttgtactacatcttattatttattacttagCCTTTCCCCTATCTGGCTTGGGTGTTAAACAGTGTCTGCTGCTtctaatcatgttttttttttcctgctgcacagGTAAACTGTTCTGGTACAAAGTCCACTATAACGTccatgtacgcacacacaccaagGAGCACTCACATTACTGTACGAAGTGTAGCTACTCGTCCATCACCAAAAGCTCTTTAAAGCGGCACCAGATCCAGAAGCACAGTGGCTTGCTGCTGCCTTGTTCTAATCCTGATTGTAAATACACCACACCTGACAAATACAAACTACAAGCCCATCTGAGGACGCACCAAGAACAGGTAACCAGCCTGAGGAGATTCTAATTATTCAGAGAAGtattagagattttttttttttgatacacTGCTAGTATAATTGCAAGTTAATTGGTTTTCAAGAGGTGGTATGTTTGTTATTTGAAGTTTATTAACTCCCTTGGCCTGCTGTCCACCTCTGCTACCATGGTTACAGTATATAATCCCATCCCGATTA containing:
- the LOC130172888 gene encoding protein tyrosine phosphatase type IVA 3; the encoded protein is MNRPAPVELCHKNMRFLITHNPTDNTLSSFTEDLKRYGATTVVRVCDITYDKTPLEKDGITVVDWPFDDGAPPPSKLVDDWLSLLKKKFQEDPGCCVAVHCVAGLGRAPVLVALALIESGMKYEDAIQLIRQKRRGAINSKQLTYLEKYRSKQRLRFKDSHTHKNKCCTM